The following are from one region of the Carcharodon carcharias isolate sCarCar2 chromosome 27, sCarCar2.pri, whole genome shotgun sequence genome:
- the LOC121270116 gene encoding zinc finger protein 239-like yields MAGSAGAGAAEGPFRCSQCGKGFSRSSNLLTHQRVHTGERPFACPLCGKDFAQSSHLLRHRRVHTGERLFPCPVCGRRFAQSSHLLRHRRVHAGSGPRVCPECGRRLAGPGELESHRRAAHPSARPFECSACDQRFPRSYDLLAHRRVHTGERPFTCPVCGKGFAQSSYLTTHRRTHTGERPFQCPVCGRRFADSSNLASHRRTHPEPVAAL; encoded by the coding sequence ATGGCAGGCAGCGCGGGTGCCGGTGCAGCCGAGGGTCCGTTCAGGTGCTCGCAGTGCGGCAAGGGCTTCAGCCGCTCGTCCAACCTGCTGACCCACCAGCGGGTCCACACCGGCGAGCGGCCCTTCGCCTGCCCCCTGTGCGGCAAGGACTTCGCCCAGTCCTCCCACCTGCTGCGGCACCGGCGGGTCCACACGGGCGAGCGGCTCTTCCCCTGCCCTGTCTGCGGCCGGCGCTTCGCCCAGTCCTCCCACCTGCTGCGGCACCGGCGGGTCCACGCCGGCTCGGGGCCCCGAGTCTGCCCCGAGTGCGGGCGGCGCCTCGCCGGCCCCGGCGAGCTGGAGTCCCACCGGCGGGCGGCCCACCCCTCCGCCCGGCCCTTCGAGTGCTCGGCCTGCGACCAGCGCTTCCCCCGCTCCTACGACCTGCTGGCCCACCGGCGGGTCCACACCGGGGAGCGGCCCTTCACCTGCCCCGTCTGCGGCAAGGGCTTCGCCCAGTCCTCCTACCTGACCACCCACCGGCGCACCCACACTGGGGAGCGGCCCTTCCAGTGCCCCGTCTGCGGCCGGCGATTTGCCGACTCGTCCAACCTGGCCTCACACCGACGCACCCACCCGGAGCCGGTGGCGGCCCTTTAA